A single genomic interval of Clostridia bacterium harbors:
- a CDS encoding glycine cleavage system protein H, with translation MTVILVLFTFVAFLLIDFFFSRNKQAVFVPEQVVRHDATLPRPTPKFVGGFQIPENLRYHPGHTWALSESPNLVRVGVDDFASKILGNVESVALPQRGQWIRQGQKLMSFNRHGETVDMVSPIEGSVADVNENVLRNPETAGKDPYGEGWLITVQSPDAKTNFKNLMGGGLARWWTEEAAVRLQKKVPTVMGSLALAQDGGVATDALANEIPEKEWAAVAREFFLT, from the coding sequence ATGACAGTCATTCTCGTTCTCTTTACGTTCGTAGCATTCTTACTGATCGATTTCTTCTTTAGCCGCAACAAGCAGGCCGTGTTCGTGCCTGAACAGGTTGTACGCCACGATGCCACCTTGCCCCGTCCGACGCCTAAGTTTGTAGGCGGTTTCCAGATTCCCGAGAATCTTCGCTATCACCCGGGCCACACTTGGGCGCTGAGCGAGAGCCCGAATCTTGTCCGCGTGGGCGTAGACGACTTTGCGTCCAAGATACTGGGTAATGTCGAGAGCGTGGCTCTGCCACAGCGCGGCCAATGGATTCGCCAGGGACAGAAGCTGATGAGTTTCAATCGCCACGGTGAGACGGTCGATATGGTGTCGCCGATCGAAGGCAGCGTTGCTGATGTGAACGAGAATGTGCTGCGCAATCCGGAAACTGCGGGCAAGGATCCCTATGGAGAAGGCTGGCTTATCACCGTGCAATCGCCCGATGCCAAGACGAACTTCAAGAACCTAATGGGCGGCGGGCTGGCTCGCTGGTGGACGGAGGAAGCCGCGGTTCGTCTTCAGAAGAAGGTTCCGACCGTGATGGGTTCCCTGGCACTGGCGCAGGACGGCGGCGTTGCCACTGACGCGCTCGCGAACGAAATTCCTGAAAAAGAGTGGGCAGCTGTTGCCCGCGAGTTTTTCCTGACCTAG
- a CDS encoding acetyl-CoA hydrolase/transferase C-terminal domain-containing protein, which produces MSWQDEYRSKLTTPREAVNCVESGMRLFIHPGCAEPEALVEALMHRGPHVRDVEIVHILTLGRADYVAPEMEGHFRHNALFIGGNCRQAVNEGRADCTPIFLHEVEALFDTGAMPIDVCFIQVSPPDRHGYVSLGIGVEITMSAVKNAHYIVAQVNSEMPRTYGDTFIHVSKINAFVEVTQPLPELKKEVGGEVEDAIGRNIANLIDDGACLQLGIGGIPNAVLKNLTDRRDLGVHTEMVSDNVIPLIERDIINGRRKNFKPRKVILSFVLGNKRLFDFLHENPLFEFQPSSYTNDPWQIARNDNMVAINSALQVDLTGQVCSDSIGQRFYSGFGGQVDFIRGAARSKGGKPIIALPSTAKGGLISRISPMLTLGSGVVTTRADVHYVVTEYGVAYLHGKTVRERAQALIEIAHPNFRAELQEHCDRQRWTKRDAVACAGAR; this is translated from the coding sequence ATGTCCTGGCAGGACGAATACCGGAGCAAACTGACGACACCGCGAGAAGCAGTCAACTGTGTCGAATCCGGCATGCGGCTTTTCATTCACCCAGGCTGTGCCGAACCGGAAGCGCTCGTAGAAGCGCTCATGCACCGTGGTCCCCACGTCCGCGATGTGGAGATTGTGCATATTCTCACCTTGGGCCGCGCCGACTATGTCGCGCCCGAGATGGAAGGTCATTTCCGTCATAACGCACTTTTTATCGGCGGCAATTGCCGCCAGGCTGTCAATGAAGGCCGCGCCGATTGCACACCCATCTTCTTGCATGAGGTTGAGGCGTTGTTCGATACCGGCGCCATGCCGATCGATGTCTGCTTCATACAGGTTTCGCCGCCGGACCGCCACGGCTATGTTTCGCTGGGCATCGGCGTCGAGATCACGATGAGCGCAGTCAAAAATGCGCACTACATCGTGGCACAGGTCAACTCCGAAATGCCGCGCACCTACGGCGACACGTTCATTCACGTCAGCAAAATCAACGCGTTCGTGGAAGTGACGCAGCCACTGCCTGAGTTGAAGAAGGAAGTGGGCGGCGAAGTGGAAGACGCGATCGGGCGCAACATCGCGAACTTAATCGATGACGGCGCGTGTCTTCAGCTTGGAATCGGCGGCATTCCAAACGCTGTGCTGAAGAACCTTACGGATCGTCGCGATCTCGGTGTCCACACCGAAATGGTTTCTGACAACGTAATTCCGCTGATCGAGCGCGACATCATCAATGGACGCCGCAAGAACTTCAAGCCGCGCAAGGTCATCCTCTCATTCGTACTTGGCAACAAGAGACTCTTCGACTTCCTTCACGAGAACCCGCTCTTTGAGTTCCAGCCCTCGTCGTACACCAACGATCCGTGGCAGATTGCCCGGAACGACAATATGGTCGCCATCAATTCCGCGCTCCAGGTCGACCTCACGGGCCAGGTCTGTTCGGATTCGATAGGGCAGAGATTCTACAGCGGCTTCGGCGGGCAGGTTGATTTCATTCGCGGCGCCGCCCGTTCCAAGGGTGGCAAGCCGATTATCGCGCTGCCTTCCACGGCCAAAGGCGGCCTGATTTCGCGTATCAGTCCAATGTTGACGCTCGGCTCCGGCGTAGTAACAACGCGTGCCGATGTCCACTATGTAGTGACCGAATACGGCGTTGCCTACCTGCACGGAAAGACCGTGCGCGAGCGCGCCCAGGCACTTATCGAAATCGCTCATCCCAATTTCAGGGCAGAGCTTCAAGAACATTGCGATCGACAGCGCTGGACCAAGCGTGACGCGGTCGCGTGTGCAGGTGCGAGGTAA
- a CDS encoding ferredoxin family protein has protein sequence MANQARGNVEINTEECKGCGLCVESCPPDVLELAPDLNAYGVHPAVYKGENCTGCGICFYCCPEPGAITVFRAVPGQKAAAAAEKEIANAATL, from the coding sequence ATGGCTAATCAAGCGCGAGGTAATGTTGAAATTAACACTGAGGAGTGCAAAGGGTGTGGCCTTTGTGTCGAATCGTGCCCGCCTGACGTGCTCGAACTAGCACCGGACCTGAACGCCTATGGCGTACACCCGGCCGTGTACAAGGGTGAGAATTGCACAGGCTGCGGCATATGTTTCTACTGCTGCCCTGAGCCAGGCGCCATCACCGTATTCCGTGCGGTTCCGGGGCAGAAGGCCGCGGCCGCCGCCGAGAAGGAGATCGCGAATGCGGCAACTCTGTAA
- a CDS encoding 3-methyl-2-oxobutanoate dehydrogenase subunit VorB, whose amino-acid sequence MRQLCKGNVAVVKAAILAGCRSYYGYPITPASEIAEYSALLIPQVGGTFLQAESEVSAINMVYGAAAAGKRVMTASSGPGVSLMQEGISYLAGAELPCVIVDVVRGGPGLGNIAPEQSDYFCAVKGGGHGCYRNIVLAPASVQEMADLTVLAFELADKYRNPAFLLTDGFVGQMMEPLELEVKDVKEYEKAWAVRGTAETRQNFVSSIQLEPDALEAHVRKLEAKYKACEAAEIRYETYMAEDADVLLVGYGIVSRILRSTIDQARAQGLKVGLFRPITLWPYPSKALAEAASKCQKVMVVELSTGQMVEDVRLAVNGAVPVEFYGRVGGNVPSVEEIYAELCSRVAAMV is encoded by the coding sequence ATGCGGCAACTCTGTAAAGGCAACGTGGCCGTAGTGAAGGCTGCCATCCTGGCCGGATGTCGCTCTTATTACGGATATCCCATTACCCCGGCCAGCGAAATCGCGGAATACTCAGCACTGCTGATTCCGCAGGTCGGCGGCACTTTCTTGCAGGCAGAGAGTGAAGTCTCCGCCATCAACATGGTTTACGGCGCTGCTGCAGCCGGCAAGCGCGTGATGACAGCTTCTTCCGGCCCAGGCGTCAGCCTGATGCAGGAAGGCATTTCCTACCTCGCCGGGGCTGAACTGCCCTGTGTGATCGTTGACGTAGTCCGCGGCGGCCCGGGACTGGGAAACATTGCACCCGAGCAGAGCGACTACTTCTGTGCCGTGAAGGGTGGCGGCCATGGCTGCTATCGCAACATCGTGCTGGCTCCAGCTTCCGTGCAGGAGATGGCAGACCTCACGGTGCTCGCTTTCGAGCTTGCGGACAAGTATCGCAATCCGGCATTCCTGCTGACCGATGGTTTCGTCGGACAGATGATGGAGCCGCTCGAACTCGAGGTGAAGGACGTAAAGGAATACGAGAAGGCGTGGGCCGTCCGCGGCACAGCCGAGACGCGCCAAAACTTCGTCAGTTCGATCCAGCTTGAGCCAGATGCTCTCGAAGCGCACGTCCGCAAGCTGGAAGCCAAGTACAAGGCGTGTGAAGCGGCAGAAATACGCTATGAAACGTACATGGCCGAAGACGCTGATGTCCTGCTGGTCGGCTATGGCATCGTGTCGCGCATCCTGCGCTCGACCATCGATCAGGCTCGCGCACAGGGACTCAAGGTCGGGCTCTTCCGTCCCATCACGCTCTGGCCGTATCCGTCGAAGGCGCTGGCGGAGGCTGCAAGCAAGTGCCAGAAGGTCATGGTCGTCGAACTGAGCACCGGACAAATGGTGGAAGATGTTCGCCTGGCCGTGAACGGCGCCGTGCCGGTCGAGTTCTATGGACGTGTCGGCGGCAACGTGCCGTCGGTTGAAGAAATTTACGCCGAGTTGTGCTCCCGCGTAGCGGCGATGGTTTAA
- a CDS encoding 2-oxoacid:acceptor oxidoreductase family protein, whose amino-acid sequence MSEFQILHEKSPVFYDVYERKSEMQHQTHYCPGCGHGVAHKLIAEALAELGLQDRAIVVSPVGCSVFAYYYFDTGNVQAAHGRAPAAATALKRSNPESIVISYQGDGDLAAIGTAEIVHAANRGENICVFFVNNSIYGMTGGQMAPTTLVGQVSTTTPWGRRANNEGFPLHVSEMLATLEAPAYIERVALSNAKNVMKARKAIRKALENQKNGNGFSLVEILSPCPTILKMDPVVTRHWVDETLTAAFPLGVYRDKKAEIPVVLPPQKSVEAVVGISAKPAATLEERAARHAHTRELSIKIAGFGGQGVLLLGQLIAEMGLREHMEVSWLPSYGPEMRSGSAHCHVNLSHERIGSPLITRPQVIMAMNEISLRKFASTLAPGGLIIYNRDKLPEGFTAENARIVCVPASEIADGLGSAKVANVVMLGALLEETECLPPETVVQVLKDTVRNEKMLALDMKALEAGRMYVHSKVQVGAVSGPDGFSY is encoded by the coding sequence GTGAGCGAGTTTCAAATTCTTCACGAGAAATCGCCTGTCTTCTACGACGTGTACGAACGCAAGAGTGAGATGCAGCACCAGACTCACTACTGCCCCGGTTGCGGGCACGGCGTCGCGCACAAACTCATCGCGGAAGCACTGGCGGAACTGGGGTTGCAGGACCGCGCTATTGTTGTCAGCCCGGTCGGCTGCTCCGTGTTTGCCTACTACTATTTCGATACTGGCAACGTTCAAGCCGCCCATGGACGCGCTCCGGCTGCGGCAACGGCACTGAAGCGGTCAAATCCCGAGAGCATCGTCATCAGCTACCAGGGTGACGGCGACCTCGCCGCGATCGGCACCGCCGAGATTGTTCACGCCGCAAACCGCGGTGAGAACATCTGCGTGTTCTTCGTCAACAACTCCATCTACGGCATGACCGGCGGACAGATGGCACCGACGACGCTCGTCGGCCAGGTGTCCACCACGACGCCTTGGGGACGCCGCGCCAACAATGAAGGCTTTCCGCTGCACGTCAGCGAGATGCTTGCCACCCTGGAAGCTCCTGCCTACATTGAGCGTGTCGCGCTCTCGAATGCGAAGAACGTCATGAAGGCTCGCAAGGCCATTCGCAAGGCCTTGGAGAACCAGAAGAATGGCAATGGCTTTTCGCTCGTCGAAATCCTGTCGCCCTGCCCGACCATCTTGAAGATGGACCCGGTCGTGACGCGCCACTGGGTCGACGAGACTTTGACAGCCGCCTTCCCGCTGGGAGTCTATCGCGATAAGAAGGCGGAGATTCCCGTCGTCCTGCCGCCACAGAAGAGCGTGGAAGCCGTAGTCGGCATCAGCGCAAAGCCTGCAGCTACGCTGGAAGAGCGTGCTGCCCGCCACGCGCACACCCGCGAACTGAGCATCAAGATCGCCGGCTTCGGCGGACAAGGCGTTCTGCTTCTCGGACAACTGATTGCCGAGATGGGCCTGCGCGAGCACATGGAAGTGAGTTGGCTGCCTTCGTACGGTCCTGAGATGCGCAGCGGCAGCGCGCATTGCCACGTCAATCTCTCGCACGAGCGCATCGGCTCGCCGCTGATTACTCGTCCGCAGGTCATCATGGCAATGAACGAAATCTCCCTGCGCAAGTTCGCATCCACGCTTGCGCCGGGCGGTCTCATCATCTACAACCGCGACAAGCTGCCCGAGGGATTCACGGCCGAAAACGCTCGCATTGTTTGCGTTCCGGCCAGCGAAATCGCCGACGGCTTGGGGTCCGCCAAGGTAGCAAACGTCGTAATGCTTGGCGCCTTGCTGGAGGAAACCGAGTGTTTGCCGCCTGAGACAGTCGTGCAGGTGCTCAAGGACACGGTACGCAACGAGAAGATGCTTGCGCTCGACATGAAGGCTCTGGAAGCTGGCCGCATGTATGTGCACAGCAAAGTCCAAGTCGGCGCCGTAAGCGGGCCAGATGGCTTCTCTTACTAA
- a CDS encoding CPBP family intramembrane glutamic endopeptidase, whose amino-acid sequence MPTNTFRNISPSRRIAVLVVGYALLECALWTSRPAQFAWSALFAAWVVGTVVASRPTLAELGLGVTGLRASAWVVAAASALALLMLAAAATAGTLHPLFGLIPQIPHSLLYVFWAFQQQFILQCFFFLNLQSIVGTKRAVVLASVLFAFAHLPNPVLTVGTLVTGVAFCAAFARYRNLYALAAAHAVLGLAVALSLPDDVHRHMRVGLGWLRYVPSQTTLR is encoded by the coding sequence GTGCCTACCAATACTTTCAGGAACATTTCGCCGTCGCGCCGCATAGCCGTGCTGGTTGTCGGCTATGCGCTGCTGGAGTGCGCGCTGTGGACTTCGCGCCCCGCACAGTTCGCCTGGTCCGCGCTGTTCGCGGCTTGGGTAGTCGGCACAGTGGTTGCGTCTCGGCCGACACTGGCGGAACTTGGGTTGGGGGTAACAGGGCTACGCGCGTCAGCCTGGGTGGTTGCTGCGGCATCTGCCCTGGCGCTGCTCATGCTGGCGGCTGCGGCAACCGCAGGGACTCTGCATCCGCTCTTTGGACTGATACCGCAAATTCCACATTCTCTGCTGTACGTGTTCTGGGCGTTTCAGCAGCAGTTCATCCTTCAGTGTTTCTTCTTCCTGAACCTGCAATCGATTGTGGGAACGAAGCGCGCCGTCGTGCTGGCATCCGTCCTGTTCGCGTTCGCACACTTGCCGAACCCTGTATTGACGGTTGGCACGCTTGTGACTGGGGTAGCCTTCTGTGCCGCTTTTGCGCGTTATCGAAACCTGTATGCGCTGGCAGCAGCGCACGCGGTCCTCGGGCTTGCAGTGGCGCTCTCACTGCCGGACGACGTGCACCGGCACATGCGCGTCGGTCTAGGATGGTTACGCTACGTGCCGTCTCAAACTACGCTGCGGTAG
- a CDS encoding DMT family transporter encodes MTNRKAIALAFGTALTWGLAGVWVRLLGGLSGVFITGLRLAIALVALAPVLWLRRRKLNRADLRRKSTYVLAALLVSYYLIAVIAFLFTSIAEVALLIAVSPLLVLGVNLLRGIRVTGREKFGALCALIGVALVLGPKLAPGSFDQRRLIGDLLALASAGCSAAFASAYARVHKPGETSSDPFMVTVVALALGSATLLSASALLAPQDFVHLRSPGYLIPALGLGIITTAFPSIAYATAAKRLPAVLTTTIQLLIPIVSTVAAAIVLREMPSGWLLPGGVLVLFGIFTLVRSTRSPEVATEEELTNV; translated from the coding sequence ATGACGAACCGGAAAGCCATCGCGCTCGCCTTCGGCACTGCCCTGACCTGGGGATTGGCGGGCGTGTGGGTGCGCCTGCTTGGCGGGCTGAGTGGGGTTTTCATCACCGGACTGCGACTGGCTATCGCGCTGGTGGCGCTGGCGCCTGTTCTGTGGCTGAGACGGCGCAAGCTGAATCGCGCAGATCTGCGCAGGAAGTCAACCTACGTTCTTGCCGCACTGCTGGTGTCGTATTACCTCATTGCGGTTATAGCCTTTCTGTTCACCTCGATTGCAGAGGTTGCGCTGCTCATCGCGGTTTCACCGCTGCTGGTACTCGGCGTTAACCTGCTACGCGGAATCCGCGTTACGGGTCGAGAGAAGTTCGGGGCGCTGTGTGCGCTGATAGGAGTGGCGCTGGTGCTCGGCCCTAAGCTCGCGCCCGGCAGCTTTGACCAGCGCAGATTGATCGGCGATCTGCTCGCATTGGCATCGGCCGGTTGTAGCGCGGCGTTCGCAAGCGCATACGCGCGCGTCCATAAACCGGGAGAAACTTCCAGCGATCCCTTCATGGTGACTGTTGTTGCGCTGGCACTCGGCAGCGCAACGCTCTTGAGCGCCTCCGCCCTGCTCGCGCCTCAGGACTTTGTGCACCTTCGCTCTCCCGGATACCTGATTCCGGCGCTTGGGCTTGGCATCATCACCACGGCCTTCCCTTCCATCGCGTACGCGACGGCTGCGAAACGCCTGCCCGCCGTGCTGACAACCACGATCCAGTTACTGATTCCAATTGTTTCGACCGTTGCTGCGGCGATCGTGCTGCGGGAGATGCCCTCCGGCTGGCTGCTACCCGGAGGCGTGCTGGTGCTGTTCGGCATCTTCACGCTGGTGCGCTCAACGCGTTCGCCCGAGGTAGCCACCGAAGAAGAGCTGACCAACGTCTAA
- a CDS encoding PhzF family phenazine biosynthesis protein — MKEHRTFPYVQYDVFTSRRLEGNQLAVFTDARGLSDAEMQALARETNLSETTFVIPRDSQTELDRGVRVRIFTTGEELPFAGHPTLGTAMFLRERDGKDRIELDLNVGKIPVTFSSDPSGSVTGEMRQRDPEFGSVHSREEVARAVGVNVEEIAADLPIQTTSTGMAFAIVPFRSLSTLAQLRTNWERCSDYLARTDAKFFYFVSRETVSPEAQLHARMIFYNGEDPATGSAAGCCAAWAVRHGVVASDQRALIEQGLEIKRASRIYFRATRAGDGVVNVRVSGNAVKVMAGEVLLEP, encoded by the coding sequence ATGAAAGAACATCGCACTTTCCCCTATGTGCAATATGACGTCTTCACTTCTCGACGGCTGGAAGGGAACCAGCTCGCCGTCTTCACTGATGCGCGGGGCCTCAGCGACGCCGAGATGCAGGCGCTCGCGCGAGAGACGAATCTGTCAGAGACTACGTTCGTGATCCCGCGCGACTCGCAAACCGAGCTCGACCGTGGCGTGCGCGTGCGTATCTTTACGACCGGAGAAGAACTTCCGTTTGCCGGACACCCAACGCTTGGCACTGCCATGTTCTTGCGCGAACGCGACGGCAAGGATCGCATCGAGTTGGATCTTAACGTTGGGAAGATTCCAGTCACCTTCTCCAGCGACCCAAGCGGGAGTGTGACGGGCGAGATGCGGCAGCGCGATCCCGAGTTCGGCTCCGTGCACTCGCGCGAGGAGGTTGCTCGCGCCGTAGGCGTCAACGTTGAGGAGATCGCCGCCGATCTGCCAATCCAGACAACCTCGACCGGCATGGCTTTCGCAATCGTTCCGTTCCGTTCGTTAAGCACGCTCGCACAGTTGCGAACCAACTGGGAGCGCTGTTCGGACTATCTCGCCAGGACGGACGCAAAGTTCTTCTATTTCGTTAGCCGCGAGACGGTCAGCCCCGAGGCGCAACTTCATGCGCGAATGATCTTCTATAACGGCGAAGATCCGGCAACCGGCTCCGCGGCGGGATGTTGCGCCGCCTGGGCTGTCAGGCATGGCGTTGTCGCAAGCGACCAGCGAGCGCTCATCGAGCAAGGACTGGAGATTAAGCGCGCCAGCCGTATCTACTTCCGCGCCACCAGGGCCGGTGACGGAGTCGTTAACGTCAGAGTTTCGGGCAATGCCGTCAAGGTCATGGCCGGTGAGGTGTTGCTCGAACCGTAA
- a CDS encoding response regulator: MKPKRTILCVDDNEQSLSIRKVMLETRGYRVVICSGAEEALEVFQKGGIDLVLTDLVMPGMDGTELIARIKAIAPHIPAILFSGKVKAYERETLADLFLPKGTYAPVELLERIRLLLVRKRGPKRVTAPGTGASRPVAS, translated from the coding sequence ATGAAGCCAAAACGTACGATTCTCTGCGTCGATGACAACGAACAATCTCTATCTATTCGCAAGGTTATGCTGGAAACGCGCGGCTATCGAGTGGTGATCTGTTCGGGCGCAGAGGAGGCTCTGGAAGTTTTCCAGAAGGGCGGAATCGACCTGGTACTGACCGATCTGGTGATGCCAGGAATGGACGGTACGGAGTTGATTGCCCGTATCAAGGCCATTGCGCCGCATATTCCTGCCATCCTGTTCTCGGGCAAAGTCAAAGCTTACGAGAGAGAAACGCTGGCGGATCTCTTCCTTCCCAAAGGTACGTACGCGCCGGTCGAACTGCTGGAACGTATACGCCTGTTACTCGTGCGAAAGCGCGGCCCAAAGCGCGTGACCGCGCCGGGGACAGGCGCGTCGCGCCCTGTAGCGTCCTGA
- a CDS encoding Ig-like domain-containing protein yields the protein MIVSSPASGSTVSSPVHFVASATSTSTVTAMRIYVDNNSVYLTNSARIDTKIALSNGTHSVTVQAWDKAGRVQKSSRTISVRSSTSNYTGGSPEPGSGAKVFSKIEQMSGWQWCDRCAGPGGNGTTASYWMKRGISSPSMDGSSTQFFLGGTNPYAAALWWKQLGGNASVKNFVYDMYFYIKNPGAAQALEFDVNQAQNGKRFIFGTQCDYKDHKTWDVFDGVARKWISTGIPCSAPQAYTWNHVVFEFQRTSDNRAKFVSVTLNGKKNYINRSYAAHSSGSYELNVAFQMDGNKDMTDYSVWLDQVKLTVW from the coding sequence GTGATAGTATCTTCTCCCGCGAGTGGCTCGACTGTCAGCTCGCCAGTCCACTTCGTCGCCAGTGCAACATCAACAAGCACTGTGACTGCAATGCGTATTTACGTGGACAACAACAGCGTTTACCTCACCAACTCCGCCAGGATCGACACCAAGATCGCCTTGAGCAATGGCACTCATTCGGTCACTGTTCAGGCGTGGGATAAAGCGGGCAGAGTCCAGAAGTCTTCAAGAACTATCAGCGTGAGGTCGTCCACCTCCAATTACACAGGCGGCTCACCGGAGCCGGGTTCGGGTGCCAAGGTGTTCAGCAAGATCGAACAAATGAGCGGCTGGCAGTGGTGCGATCGCTGCGCTGGCCCGGGTGGCAACGGTACCACCGCCAGCTACTGGATGAAGCGGGGCATTTCAAGTCCTTCCATGGACGGATCGTCAACCCAGTTTTTCCTTGGCGGCACGAATCCTTATGCGGCGGCGTTGTGGTGGAAGCAGCTCGGCGGCAATGCCAGTGTGAAGAATTTTGTTTATGACATGTACTTCTACATAAAGAATCCCGGAGCAGCGCAGGCGCTTGAGTTCGACGTCAACCAGGCCCAGAACGGCAAGCGTTTCATCTTCGGTACTCAGTGCGACTACAAGGACCACAAGACCTGGGATGTGTTCGACGGTGTAGCGCGCAAGTGGATTTCGACTGGGATTCCATGCTCGGCTCCGCAAGCTTACACTTGGAATCATGTGGTTTTCGAGTTCCAGCGGACCTCTGACAACAGAGCGAAGTTTGTTTCCGTCACTCTCAACGGTAAAAAGAACTATATCAATCGTTCATACGCAGCGCACAGCTCTGGCTCTTACGAGCTGAACGTCGCGTTCCAGATGGACGGCAACAAGGACATGACCGACTACTCGGTGTGGCTCGATCAAGTGAAACTTACCGTTTGGTAA
- a CDS encoding ABC transporter ATP-binding protein: MSAIIQVENVQKTYRIGKVDVPAVRGVSFTVEAGEFISIVGPSGSGKSTLFYMLGGLTRADSGRVVVDGDDFAVLSDAERTRMRKRKIGFVFQKFNLLPTLDARANIEIARDIAGADADRDKAHFQRIAGLLGIDKRLDHRPSELSGGEQQRVALARALINKPAIVLADEPTGNLDSKNSDVVLSMLRQSNKELGQTVLMITHNPEAASFGDRIIHMRDGLVVRSDDDPQWVLKQ, from the coding sequence ATGTCAGCAATCATTCAAGTAGAAAACGTCCAGAAGACCTACCGCATTGGTAAGGTCGATGTGCCGGCAGTGCGGGGAGTTTCGTTCACCGTCGAAGCCGGCGAGTTCATCAGCATTGTTGGTCCCTCGGGCAGCGGCAAATCCACGCTGTTCTATATGCTCGGCGGACTGACGCGCGCAGACTCCGGCCGAGTCGTAGTCGATGGCGACGACTTCGCCGTCCTTTCCGACGCCGAGCGCACGCGCATGCGCAAGCGCAAAATCGGTTTCGTATTCCAGAAATTCAATCTGCTTCCGACACTGGACGCGCGCGCCAATATAGAAATCGCCCGTGACATCGCCGGCGCTGATGCCGATCGGGACAAGGCTCACTTCCAGCGCATCGCAGGGCTACTCGGCATCGATAAACGACTCGACCATCGTCCGTCGGAACTGAGCGGCGGCGAGCAGCAGCGTGTTGCGCTGGCGCGCGCGCTCATCAACAAGCCTGCGATCGTTCTGGCCGATGAGCCTACGGGAAATCTCGACTCGAAGAACTCGGACGTTGTGCTCTCCATGTTGCGCCAGTCAAACAAGGAACTCGGGCAAACCGTGCTGATGATCACGCACAATCCCGAGGCCGCAAGTTTCGGAGACCGCATTATCCACATGCGCGACGGACTCGTCGTGCGCTCCGACGACGATCCGCAATGGGTGCTGAAGCAGTAA
- a CDS encoding response regulator: MKALKEGIMRDAATNNETGYPRVLVVDDNEQVRSSLEAALAISQFRVTTAANVGEALHLIDTEQFDVLLCDLHMPGAGDGFTVVSAMRHTNPDAVTLVFTGYPALQEAMDAILLQADEILVKPMALPTLLTLIREKLQKRGARKLTNPERVAAILERDALVTIDDWLVRVEREGELTRVPLGKEQRTGHLPKLLQELVHRLRVPRSLGTKQVSHAAVEHGRTRHEQGYSIPMIVEESRILQVSIFQTLQNNLSTVDFSLLLIDVMTIADEVDSQLKQTISSFTEQEMGEAAA, translated from the coding sequence TTGAAAGCACTCAAAGAGGGCATCATGCGCGATGCAGCAACAAACAACGAAACGGGATATCCGAGAGTTTTGGTAGTAGACGATAACGAACAGGTGCGTTCATCGTTAGAGGCCGCATTAGCAATCAGCCAATTTCGGGTTACCACAGCAGCAAACGTGGGTGAGGCTCTGCATCTAATCGATACGGAGCAGTTCGACGTGCTGCTCTGTGACTTGCATATGCCCGGAGCGGGTGACGGCTTCACAGTGGTGAGTGCGATGCGCCATACGAACCCAGACGCGGTCACACTGGTGTTTACTGGATACCCCGCGTTGCAAGAGGCCATGGATGCCATCCTGTTGCAAGCGGACGAAATCCTTGTGAAACCGATGGCTCTTCCGACGCTTCTCACACTCATTCGTGAGAAGTTACAGAAACGGGGGGCGCGGAAGCTGACCAACCCCGAACGAGTAGCCGCCATATTGGAACGTGATGCGTTGGTGACTATCGATGATTGGCTGGTGCGAGTTGAGCGTGAGGGGGAACTGACCCGCGTGCCACTCGGCAAGGAGCAGCGCACAGGGCACCTTCCCAAATTGCTTCAGGAACTTGTTCATCGATTGCGGGTTCCGCGAAGTCTTGGGACGAAACAGGTCTCGCACGCTGCCGTCGAGCACGGAAGAACCCGCCATGAACAAGGCTATTCAATTCCGATGATAGTAGAGGAATCTCGCATTCTTCAGGTCAGCATATTCCAAACCTTACAGAACAACCTGAGCACCGTCGATTTTAGCCTCTTGCTTATCGACGTAATGACCATAGCCGATGAAGTTGACTCGCAACTAAAGCAGACAATCAGCAGCTTCACGGAACAGGAGATGGGGGAGGCAGCGGCCTAG